The DNA segment GGACGAATAAGGCGGCGGCCAATGTTTCGCCGCTGAAGTCAATGGTGATATTTTGGCGGTTCATGTTTATTTTAACGCTGCCCCCGGGGCTACCGGCTTTTCCACCGTGGCAACAGTTGAGCCCGCCTCCGTGGATGCGGCCAAAAGCATCCCTTCGGACCGGATGCCCTTTAATTTGGCAGGTTTCAGGTTGGCCACCACAATGACCTGTTTGTTAATGAGATCCGCCGGGCTGTAGCTTTGGGCGATGCCCGCCACAATGGTCCGTTCTTCCGTGCCCAGGTCCACGGTTAATTTTAACAGTTTATCGGTTTTCGGTACCGCTTCGGCGGAAATAACCGTGGCCGCCCGAAGATCAAGCTTTCCCACGTCATCAATGGCAATTTCAGGCTTGAATTCGGGCGTATGGGCTGTCTTCTGTTCCGGCGCCCCGGATTCTTCAGGTGCCGGCTTTTGTTCGATCCGGGGGAAAAGGGAGATGGCTTTGGGCAGCCGGGTGCCGGGTTGAAGCGCCGGCCACTCCCTGATCGCTGAGATGGAGAGGCATTCGGAACGCTCCATGTCAAAGCCCAAACGGGAGAGCATGGTCCGGGATGTGTCCGGCATGATGGGATACAGCAGGCCCGCAATCACCCGGAGGCCTTCCAGAAGATTGTAAATAACCGCTTCAAGCCGCTGTTTCTCTTCCGGCTGCTTGGCCAGCTCCCACGGGGCGGCGGTATCCACGAATTTGTTCATGCAGCTGATGTAGTCCCAGATGGCCATGGCCGCCTTGTGAAAATGGAGTTCCGCCATTTCACTTTGATAGGTCTCAATGGCCGTCCGGGCCGGCCCGGCGAGTTCCGGACCGATTTGGGCCTGCGTGCCCTCGTCAACCCCCGGAATGACGCCTTTGAAATATTTGTGAAACATCCCCAGCACCCGGGAGAAAAGGTTGCCCAGGTCATTGGCCAGATCGGCATTGATCCGCTGAATCAGGGCTTCCTCTGAAAAATTGGCATCCAGGCCGAAGGTCATGTCCCGTATGAGAAAAAACCGGATGGCGTCGGTCCCGTAAGTTTCCTGCAGGTAATGGGGGTCCACCACGTTGCCCAGGCTTTTGGACATTTTACTCTCATCCACATTCCAGTAGCCGTGCACATAGAGCCGCTTGTAGATGTCTATCCCGGCGGCCTTCAGCATGGTGGACCAGTAAATGCCGTGGGGTTTCAGGATGTCCTTGGCCACAATGTGCCGGGCCTGGGGCCAGAATTTTTTGAAGTTTTCGCCATCCGGGTACCCCAGGGCGGAAATGTAGTTGATCAGGGCATCAAACCAGACGTAGGTGACGTAATCGGGATCAAAGGGCAGGGTGATTCCCCAGGTCAGGCGCGTTTTCGGCCGCGAGATGCAGAGGTCATCCAGCGGCTCTTTTAAAAAGGAGAGCACTTCATTGCGATATCGCTCCGGCTGGATGGTCTCAGGATAATCGGTCAGGTACTGGATGAGCCAGTCCTGGTATTTGCTCATCCGGAAAAAATAATTGGACTCCTTGATCAGTTCCGGAGCGGTGCCGTGATCCGGACATTTCCCCTCCACCAGTTCCCGCTCGGTGTAGAAGCGTTCGCAGCCGTAGCAGTAAAGCCCTTCATATTCGCTGTAATAGATATCTCCGGCATCATAGATCTGCTGCAGGATTTTTTCAACCACCGCAATGTGATCCGGATCCGTGGTACGGATGAAATGATCATAATCAATATTGTACTTGGGCCATAGGTCCTTGAACAGCTGGCTGATCCGGTCCGCGTATGTCGCGGGGGTCTCCCCCTGGCTTTCTGCGGCCTTGACGATTTTGTCCCCGTGCTCGTCCGTACCGGTCAAAAAATAGGTCTCCTGCTCCTGCAGGCGGTGAAACCGCCGGGCCACGTCCGCGGCAATGGTCGTGTAGGTATGGCCCAGGTGCGGTTTGGCATTTACATAGTATATCGGCGTGGTTATATAAAACGGTGTTGTCATTCGATGCCTGGTTCCTCTTCCGCGTGGTTGTTATTCTGATTGTTTTGATTCTTTTGGTCTTTCGGGTTCGGCTTCCGGTATATGCCGTCTTCGAAGGTGAGGCAGCACATGAGCCGGCCGCAGACGCCGGATATCTTTGTGGGATTTAGGGATAATCCCTGGCGCTTGGCCATTTTAATGGATACCGGATCGAATTTGGTTATAAACGCGCTGCAGCAAAGT comes from the Desulfobacterales bacterium genome and includes:
- the metG gene encoding methionine--tRNA ligase, which translates into the protein MTTPFYITTPIYYVNAKPHLGHTYTTIAADVARRFHRLQEQETYFLTGTDEHGDKIVKAAESQGETPATYADRISQLFKDLWPKYNIDYDHFIRTTDPDHIAVVEKILQQIYDAGDIYYSEYEGLYCYGCERFYTERELVEGKCPDHGTAPELIKESNYFFRMSKYQDWLIQYLTDYPETIQPERYRNEVLSFLKEPLDDLCISRPKTRLTWGITLPFDPDYVTYVWFDALINYISALGYPDGENFKKFWPQARHIVAKDILKPHGIYWSTMLKAAGIDIYKRLYVHGYWNVDESKMSKSLGNVVDPHYLQETYGTDAIRFFLIRDMTFGLDANFSEEALIQRINADLANDLGNLFSRVLGMFHKYFKGVIPGVDEGTQAQIGPELAGPARTAIETYQSEMAELHFHKAAMAIWDYISCMNKFVDTAAPWELAKQPEEKQRLEAVIYNLLEGLRVIAGLLYPIMPDTSRTMLSRLGFDMERSECLSISAIREWPALQPGTRLPKAISLFPRIEQKPAPEESGAPEQKTAHTPEFKPEIAIDDVGKLDLRAATVISAEAVPKTDKLLKLTVDLGTEERTIVAGIAQSYSPADLINKQVIVVANLKPAKLKGIRSEGMLLAASTEAGSTVATVEKPVAPGAALK